The following proteins come from a genomic window of Proteinivorax hydrogeniformans:
- a CDS encoding ABC transporter ATP-binding protein — protein MNKNAVVVVEKLNKSYGKRHILKDVSFEVNKNEIVGFIGPNGAGKSTTMKCLCNLVIPESGHIEICGVDVLKEKEKALAQQASLIESPGLYQDMTGRQNIHLIAKMRNISKTRVEEIEEFTQLGQKLDIKVSQYSMGMKQRLGLAIALLSKPKFLILDEPTNGLDPGGIIGLRSTLEQLIEKEDISILFSSHQLGEVEKLADRIICINNGKIIETPKAIEERFSYILQLSSVEKAKPFIESVADPEKVEYISDSVKITFKDQDSLSELLCKLIKNDILVLDIHRAEMDIESVYKEVYGEEND, from the coding sequence ATGAATAAAAACGCTGTGGTAGTTGTGGAAAAGCTAAACAAAAGCTACGGCAAAAGGCATATTTTAAAGGATGTGTCCTTTGAGGTAAACAAAAATGAAATAGTTGGGTTTATAGGGCCAAACGGTGCAGGAAAATCCACAACCATGAAATGTCTTTGTAACCTGGTAATACCAGAAAGTGGACATATAGAAATATGTGGCGTTGACGTACTAAAGGAGAAAGAAAAGGCCTTGGCACAACAAGCATCGCTAATTGAAAGCCCCGGTCTTTATCAAGACATGACTGGTAGGCAAAACATTCATTTAATAGCAAAAATGAGAAATATATCAAAAACAAGAGTGGAAGAAATTGAAGAATTTACTCAATTAGGGCAAAAGCTGGACATTAAGGTATCGCAATATTCCATGGGAATGAAGCAAAGGCTAGGATTAGCAATAGCCCTTTTGAGCAAGCCTAAATTTCTCATTTTGGATGAACCTACAAATGGCTTAGATCCAGGTGGCATAATCGGCTTAAGAAGTACATTAGAGCAGCTAATAGAAAAAGAAGACATCTCGATACTGTTTTCCTCCCACCAGTTAGGTGAGGTAGAAAAGCTAGCCGATAGAATTATCTGTATAAACAACGGCAAAATCATAGAAACCCCTAAAGCTATTGAAGAGCGGTTTAGTTATATATTACAGCTTTCCTCTGTGGAAAAAGCCAAACCCTTTATAGAATCTGTAGCTGACCCTGAAAAGGTAGAGTATATATCAGACAGCGTAAAAATCACCTTCAAAGACCAAGATTCTTTATCAGAGCTGCTATGTAAACTAATAAAAAACGACATTTTAGTGCTAGACATACACCGAGCAGAAATGGATATAGAGTCAGTTTATAAAGAGGTATATGGTGAAGAAAATGATTAA
- a CDS encoding ABC transporter permease subunit translates to MKSYITFELKRKLKDPKTWFLMAIIFIISFQMIGEYRADDARRPYRYVCHRIFPELILDAYSQFGWDVPDAAIDSLHIWMETSDQAQAAYLAEDYNEYTRLHSFVYLLNPRYTPPQADDPRAEWWDEEIKKVWDDVSGGIAYEEIEFYNPRTNSPIYYFLKNGQLYHHLHINDIEPIGRYHMDSMTFLYHYFREIVPMLLAFIILILVFDSINDQWKSGNLKLILTQPFSRKKYLLSKVTISILHVLFVILIPALVISLLLGLSDGFENFKYPVTYLEGGFTSADPMPNYLERDTERMGNYQALGISGYSLIRGDISDKLTLMPLYQFLLLALALLVLCTVFYVVLNIFISSVTKNKIIGFSAAAVISIIGIAVSQRWIVDEKLNLSPFTMNNPVNILNGNYNTTPLLAIIVLVTATALLILGNIWYFKKKDL, encoded by the coding sequence ATGAAGAGTTATATAACATTTGAACTAAAGAGAAAGCTTAAAGACCCTAAGACATGGTTTTTAATGGCCATAATCTTTATCATATCTTTTCAAATGATTGGAGAATACAGAGCTGATGATGCAAGGAGACCTTACCGATATGTTTGTCATCGAATCTTTCCTGAATTAATTCTTGATGCTTATAGTCAATTTGGTTGGGATGTTCCGGACGCAGCTATTGATTCTTTGCATATATGGATGGAAACATCCGATCAAGCTCAAGCAGCATATTTAGCAGAAGATTACAATGAATATACTCGCCTTCATTCTTTTGTATACTTACTTAATCCCAGATACACCCCCCCACAGGCAGATGATCCTAGGGCTGAATGGTGGGACGAGGAAATTAAGAAAGTATGGGATGATGTAAGTGGAGGTATAGCATATGAAGAAATTGAGTTTTACAACCCCAGAACTAACTCTCCAATCTATTACTTCCTAAAAAATGGGCAGTTATACCATCATTTGCATATAAATGACATTGAACCTATCGGCAGATATCATATGGACAGCATGACTTTTTTGTACCACTATTTTAGGGAAATTGTGCCCATGCTTTTAGCTTTTATCATACTAATTTTAGTTTTTGATAGCATAAATGACCAGTGGAAAAGTGGAAATTTAAAACTGATACTAACCCAACCTTTTTCCAGAAAAAAATATCTATTATCTAAAGTTACTATCAGTATTTTGCATGTACTTTTTGTGATACTGATACCAGCTCTAGTAATCTCTTTGCTTTTGGGGTTATCAGATGGATTTGAAAACTTTAAATACCCGGTGACCTATCTAGAAGGTGGATTTACTTCTGCCGATCCAATGCCAAATTATTTAGAAAGAGATACTGAGAGAATGGGTAACTACCAAGCATTGGGTATAAGTGGATATTCATTAATACGTGGTGACATTAGCGATAAGCTAACCTTGATGCCGCTGTATCAGTTTTTGCTTTTGGCCTTAGCTTTACTAGTGCTGTGCACAGTGTTTTATGTGGTCCTAAATATCTTCATCTCCTCTGTCACCAAAAACAAAATAATCGGCTTTAGTGCTGCCGCCGTTATCAGCATTATAGGGATCGCGGTAAGCCAAAGGTGGATAGTTGATGAGAAGCTAAACCTTAGTCCCTTTACCATGAATAACCCAGTAAACATCTTAAACGGAAACTACAACACAACTCCACTACTGGCTATCATAGTGCTAGTCACCGCAACAGCCCTGCTTATTTTAGGTAACATATGGTATTTTAAAAAGAAAGATTTATAA
- a CDS encoding ABC transporter permease subunit, with translation MGSYITFELKRKLKDPKTWFLMAIIFIISFQMIGDYRADDARRPYRFINLRSVPEIHLDSYREFDWDVSDSAIDFLHIWLETYDQAQAAYLAEDYKEYTRLYSLANLHLSIFNTPQEDHPWSEWWDKEIREIWGDVSGGIAYEEIEFYNPRRRPNYYSIISGQLYHQLHANNIEPIGRYHMDSMTFMYHYFREIVPMLLAFVIVILVFDSINDQWKSGNLKLILTQPFSRKKYLLSKIIISILHVLFVLLIPALVITLLLGLSDGFENFKYPVTYLEGGFTSTDPMPNYLESNKEQFGIQVLGISEYSLIRHGVSERLTLMPLYQFLLLALALLVLCTVFYVALNIFISSVTKNKIIGFSAAAVISIIGIAVSQRWIVDEKLNLSPFTMNNPVNILNGNYNTTPLLAIIVLVTATALLILGNIWYFKKKDL, from the coding sequence ATGGGAAGTTATATAACATTTGAACTAAAGAGAAAGCTTAAAGACCCTAAGACATGGTTTTTAATGGCCATAATTTTTATCATATCTTTCCAAATGATTGGAGACTACAGAGCTGATGATGCAAGGAGACCTTACCGATTCATTAATTTGAGGAGTGTTCCTGAAATACACCTTGATAGTTATAGAGAGTTTGACTGGGATGTTTCGGACTCAGCTATTGATTTTCTGCATATATGGTTGGAAACCTATGATCAAGCTCAAGCAGCATATTTGGCAGAAGATTATAAGGAATATACCCGCCTTTATTCTTTAGCTAACCTACATCTTTCCATATTCAATACTCCACAGGAAGACCATCCTTGGTCTGAATGGTGGGATAAAGAAATTAGAGAAATATGGGGTGATGTAAGCGGAGGCATAGCATATGAAGAAATCGAGTTTTATAATCCAAGAAGAAGACCAAACTATTATTCAATAATAAGTGGGCAGTTATACCATCAATTGCATGCAAATAACATTGAACCTATCGGCAGATATCATATGGACAGCATGACTTTTATGTATCACTATTTTAGAGAAATTGTGCCCATGCTTTTAGCCTTTGTTATTGTTATTTTAGTTTTTGATAGCATAAATGACCAGTGGAAAAGTGGAAACTTAAAACTGATACTGACACAACCTTTTTCCAGAAAAAAATACCTATTATCTAAAATAATTATCAGTATCTTGCATGTATTGTTTGTTTTGCTGATACCAGCCTTAGTTATTACTTTGCTCTTGGGGTTGTCAGATGGATTTGAAAACTTTAAGTACCCTGTGACCTATTTAGAAGGTGGGTTTACCTCTACCGACCCAATGCCTAACTACTTAGAGAGCAACAAGGAGCAATTTGGCATTCAAGTGTTAGGCATAAGTGAATATTCATTAATACGTCACGGTGTAAGCGAAAGGCTAACCTTGATGCCGCTGTATCAGTTTTTGCTTTTGGCCTTAGCTTTACTAGTGCTGTGCACAGTGTTTTATGTAGCCCTAAATATTTTTATATCTTCTGTCACCAAAAACAAAATAATCGGCTTTAGTGCTGCCGCCGTTATCAGCATTATAGGGATTGCGGTAAGCCAAAGGTGGATAGTTGATGAGAAGCTAAACCTAAGTCCCTTTACCATGAATAACCCAGTAAACATCTTAAACGGAAACTACAACACAACTCCACTGTTAGCTATTATAGTGCTAGTCACCGCAACAGCCCTGCTTATTTTAGGTAACATATGGTATTTTAAAAAGAAAGATTTATAG